The following proteins come from a genomic window of Salvia hispanica cultivar TCC Black 2014 chromosome 4, UniMelb_Shisp_WGS_1.0, whole genome shotgun sequence:
- the LOC125219453 gene encoding 50S ribosomal protein L7/L12-like: MKLANLYRLARGHPAVCQKTNLLQYRCFQPDFVPRDPKSKPKKYKYPDVYEPYGPRPPPSDKIVQLAEKIAALPLEERVKIGPTLHLKVSHPKLVALDVEGVDTGGARGGSSPKAEVKKAEKTTFDIKLEKFEAGAKLKVIKEIRSFTDLGLKEAKDLVEKVPVILKQQVTKDEANSIIEKIKAVGGVAVME, translated from the coding sequence ATGAAACTAGCTAATCTATATCGGCTTGCACGTGGCCACCCAGCTGTGTGTCAAAAAACCAACCTTCTGCAGTACCGTTGTTTTCAACCCGACTTTGTTCCTAGGGATCCCAAATCCAAGCCCAAGAAATACAAATACCCTGACGTCTACGAGCCATATGGACCTAGACCGCCACCTTCAGACAAAATCGTCCAGCTCGCTGAGAAAATTGCAGCCCTGCCTCTCGAAGAGCGAGTGAAAATAGGTCCGACTCTGCATCTCAAGGTAAGCCATCCCAAGTTGGTAGCGCTCGATGTTGAAGGAGTGGACACAGGCGGGGCACGTGGTGGATCATCGCCCAAGGCTGAAGTGAAGAAGGCTGAGAAAACCACATTCGACATCAAGTTAGAGAAATTCGAGGCAGGTGCAAAACTGAAAGTGATAAAAGAGATCCGTTCCTTTACAGATCTGGGACTGAAGGAAGCTAAAGATTTGGTGGAGAAGGTACCAGTTATACTGAAGCAGCAGGTTACAAAGGATGAGGCAAATAGCATTATAGAGAAAATCAAAGCAGTTGGTGGAGTTGCTGTGATGGAGTAG
- the LOC125218446 gene encoding serine/threonine-protein kinase BRI1-like 2, giving the protein MKMLLALLLLSTAAAVTSQRTSSQTDKLALLSFKNMIQHDPDGALSDWQRSTHPCTFHGVTCNDQRRVTALDLAQSNLVGHISFSPLSSLDMLLSLNLSANSFVINATSSLLQIPYSVKELQLSFSGIIGRIPEDMFANCPNLEYVNLAFNNITGFLPENLFLHIDKLKYLDLSYNNVSGTVSDLKIDECSSLSRLDWSGNQIAGSLPPSFSNCTSLVELILPDNFLSGEIPSAFGALRSLQTLDLSHNHLSGWIPPELGNTCASLVSLKLSKNNITGSIPSSFASCSSLQTLDLSNNNLTGPFPDSILEKLSSLETILLSGNWISGEFPASISFCKNLRVVDFSSNRLSGIIPPDICPGAASLEELRAPDNLLYGPIPSQLSLCSKLKIIDFSINYINGSIPNELGNLENLEQLIAWYNSLEGSIPPELGKCRKLKNLILNNNQLSGRIPTELFNCANIEWISLTSNTLTGEVPKEFGFLSRLAVLQLASNSLSGQIPKELANCTSLVWLDLNSNQLSGEIPPRLGRQQGAKALTGILSGNTLVFVRNVGNSCRGVGGLLEFAGIRPERLLQVPSLKSCDFTRLYSGPVLSLFTRYQTLEYLDLSYNQLRGKIPDAFGDMIALQVLVISHNQLSGEIPASLGQLKDIGVFDASHNRLQGHIPESFSMLSFLVQIDLSHNELTGQIPQRGQLSTLPASQYSNNPGLCGVPLTECQYSQASSNPDNEQGRKSGRTAAWANSIVMGILISVACVCILIVWAIAARARRREAEGAKMLSSLQASHAATTWKIDKEREPLSINVATFQRQLRKLKFSQLIEATNGFSAASMIGSGGFGEVFKATLKDGSSVAIKKLIRLSCQGDREFMAEMETLGKIKHRNLVPLLGYCKIGEERLLVYEFMEHGSLEEMLHGRSKGKRLLRWEERKKIARGAGKGLCFLHHNCIPHIIHRDMKSSNVLLDNEMEARVSDFGMARLISALDTHLSVSTLAGTPGYVPPEYYQSFRCTSRGDVYSFGVILLELLTGKRPTDKEDFGDTNLVGWVKGKVREGKGMEVIDAELLSVNKDEDEDEDEAEAGKVKEMVRYLEISLQCVDDFPSKRPNMLQVVAMLRDLGSAPNSA; this is encoded by the coding sequence ATGAAGATGTTGCTagctctcctcctcctctccaccgccgccgcggTCACTTCGCAACGAACCTCATCGCAGACCGATAAACTGGCCCTCCTCTCCTTCAAAAACATGATCCAACACGACCCCGACGGCGCCCTCTCCGACTGGCAGCGCTCCACACACCCCTGCACGTTCCACGGCGTCACCTGCAACGACCAGCGCCGCGTCACTGCTCTCGATCTCGCCCAATCTAACCTTGTCGGTCATATCTCCTTCTCTCCGCTCTCCTCACTCGACATGCTCCTCTCCCTCAACCTCTCCGCCAACTCCTTCGTCATCAACGCCACTTCTTCTCTCCTGCAAATCCCCTACTCTGTTAAGGAGCTCCAGCTCTCCTTCTCCGGAATAATCGGCCGCATACCTGAGGACATGTTCGCCAATTGCCCCAATCTCGAGTACGTCAATCTAGCCTTCAACAACATCACCGGATTCCTGCCGGAGAATCTCTTCCTCCACATCGACAAGCTTAAATATCTCGATCTCTCCTACAACAACGTCTCTGGCACCGTCTCTGATCTGAAGATCGACGAGTGCAGCTCCCTTTCTCGCCTCGATTGGTCGGGAAATCAGATTGCTGGATCGCTACCGCCGTCGTTTTCCAATTGCACCAGCCTCGTGGAGCTGATTCTGCCGGATAATTTCCTCTCCGGTGAAATTCCCTCCGCTTTCGGCGCGCTGAGAAGCCTGCAAACCCTGGATCTCTCGCACAACCACCTCAGTGGCTGGATCCCGCCGGAGCTCGGCAACACGTGCGCCTCTCTCGTCAGCCTCAAGCTCTCTAAAAACAACATCACCGGATCGATCCCCTCCTCCTTCGCGTCATGCTCGTCTCTCCAAACGCTGGATCTCTCCAATAACAACTTGACCGGACCTTTTCCGGATTCAATTCTCGAAAAGCTATCGTCTCTGGAGACCATCCTGCTCAGCGGCAATTGGATTTCCGGCGAATTTCCTGCGTCAATTTCATTCTGTAAGAACCTGAGAGTGGTGGATTTCAGCTCCAACAGGCTCTCCGGGATAATCCCGCCAGATATATGCCCGGGCGCCGCCTCGCTAGAGGAGCTCCGGGCGCCGGACAATCTCCTCTACGGCCCGATCCCGTCTCAATTATCCCTGTGCTCAAAGCTGAAAATCATCGACTTCAGCATCAATTACATCAACGGATCGATTCCAAATGAATTAGGAAATCTCGAGAATCTGGAGCAGCTGATAGCCTGGTACAACAGCTTGGAAGGAAGCATACCGCCGGAGCTCGGGAAATGCAGGAAGCTGAAGAATCTGATACTAAACAACAATCAATTAAGCGGCAGAATCCCAACGGAACTCTTCAATTGCGCTAACATAGAGTGGATTTCCCTCACCAGCAACACCCTCACCGGCGAAGTCCCCAAGGAATTCGGGTTTTTATCGCGCCTTGCGGTTCTGCAACTCGCCAGCAACAGTTTAAGCGGCCAGATCCCCAAGGAGCTAGCCAACTGCACCAGTTTGGTATGGCTAGATCTGAACAGCAACCAATTGAGCGGCGAGATCCCGCCGCGGCTAGGGCGGCAGCAAGGGGCGAAGGCGCTCACCGGAATCCTGTCAGGAAACACACTTGTCTTCGTCCGGAACGTGGGGAACTCGTGCAGGGGAGTCGGAGGTCTCCTCGAATTCGCCGGAATTCGCCCGGAGAGGCTGCTGCAGGTGCCGTCGCTCAAGAGCTGCGATTTCACCAGGCTCTATTCCGGCCCTGTTTTGAGTCTCTTCACACGGTATCAGACGCTCGAGTATCTCGATCTCTCTTATAATCAGCTCCGCGGCAAAATTCCCGATGCTTTTGGCGATATGATAGCTCTGCAGGTTCTGGTCATATCGCACAACCAGTTATCCGGCGAGATTCCGGCGTCGTTAGGGCAGCTCAAGGATATCGGAGTTTTCGACGCGTCGCACAACAGACTGCAGGGGCATATTCCAGAGTCCTTCTCGATGCTATCCTTCTTGGTACAGATTGATCTCTCTCACAACGAGCTCACCGGCCAGATTCCTCAGAGAGGGCAGCTTAGCACTCTTCCGGCGAGCCAGTACTCCAACAACCCCGGCCTATGCGGCGTCCCGTTGACGGAATGCCAGTACAGCCAGGCTTCTTCCAATCCGGACAACGAACAGGGGCGGAAGAGCGGAAGGACTGCGGCTTGGGCTAATAGCATCGTGATGGGGATACTCATATCAGTAGCTTGCGTGTGCATCCTCATCGTGTGGGCCATCGCGGCCCGGGCGCGGCGCAGGGAGGCCGAGGGGGCGAAGATGCTGAGCAGCCTTCAGGCCTCCCACGCCGCCACGACTTGGAAGATCGATAAGGAGAGGGAGCCTCTCAGCATCAACGTCGCCACGTTCCAGCGCCAGCTCAGGAAGCTCAAATTCTCCCAGCTGATCGAGGCCACTAACGGCTTCTCTGCCGCCAGCATGATCGGCTCTGGCGGCTTCGGGGAGGTGTTCAAGGCCACGCTCAAGGACGGCTCGAGCGTGGCCATAAAGAAACTCATCCGCCTCAGCTGCCAAGGCGACAGAGAGTTCATGGCGGAGATGGAAACACTAGGGAAGATCAAGCACAGAAATCTAGTCCCATTGCTAGGATATTGCAAAATTGGGGAGGAAAGGCTGCTAGTGTACGAGTTCATGGAACACGGCAGCTTGGAGGAAATGCTCCACGGGCGGTCGAAGGGGAAGAGGTTGCTGAGGTGGGAGGAGCGGAAGAAGATCGCGAGGGGGGCGGGGAAGGGGCTCTGTTTCCTCCACCACAACTGCATCCCGCACATCATCCACCGCGACATGAAGTCGAGTAACGTGCTGCTGGACAACGAGATGGAGGCGAGGGTGTCAGACTTTGGGATGGCGCGGCTGATCAGCGCGCTGGACACGCACCTGAGCGTGAGCACGCTGGCGGGGACGCCAGGGTACGTGCCGCCTGAGTACTACCAGAGCTTCAGGTGCACGTCGAGGGGGGATGTGTACTCGTTCGGGGTGATCCTGCTGGAGCTGCTGACGGGGAAGAGGCCGACGGATAAGGAGGACTTCGGGGACACGAATCTGGTGGGGTGGGTGAAGGGGAAGGTGAGGGAAGGGAAAGGGATGGAGGTGATCGATGCAGAGCTGCTGTCCGTGAACaaggatgaggatgaggatgaggatgaggcCGAGGCCGGGAAGGTGAAGGAGATGGTTAGGTACTTGGAGATATCGCTGCAATGCGTGGACGACTTCCCCTCGAAGCGCCCCAATATGCTGCAGGTTGTAGCCATGCTGAGGGACCTTGGATCTGCTCCCAATAGTGCTTGA
- the LOC125220240 gene encoding putative F-box protein At1g33530, protein MKVDLWTILPQEIWINILGRLPAKSVFRCKFVCKSWGDMIEGVDFSESYIPKPCLCLAFGHEDTGYEVYDETCKPLFRFQLAQPAFTHKHSCVVIDSVDGLLFVWDMSRNYELIPCIVNPMTREYIRLSHLPIHRFIYGFGVSKLSGQYKILLGDRWKPRHVYTLGPEVLLRSIREEVKTCRLDGNGDAKFLNGNLHWLADYPDLVCCFDLETELLTTFSHPPRVHHGYRGRIYGGYGLFILEDLLCLCDISDDLHVVIWRMNNYGDANSWIKEYIFDQQPYISETGRPNILNYVLPLKVLENGDLLFTVNTDKRLFIYTKDADAVETYGLLQRSTFCSFSNIIIYRPTFRSLKSMGILNVGSSSFY, encoded by the coding sequence ATGAAGGTAGATTTATGGACAATTCTACCGCAAGAAATATGGATTAACATCCTCGGAAGACTTCCAGCTAAAAGTGTTTTCAGGTGCAAGTTTGTTTGCAAATCATGGGGCGATATGATAGAAGGAGTTGACTTTTCAGAGTCGTATATTCCAAAACCATGCTTATGCCTGGCTTTTGGACATGAGGACACGGGATACGAAGTCTACGATGAGACGTGCAAGCCACTTTTCCGATTCCAGTTGGCTCAACCAGCTTTTACTCACAAGCACAGTTGCGTTGTGATTGATTCAGTCGATGGTTTGCTTTTTGTGTGGGACATGAGCCGTAATTATGAGCTTATTCCTTGCATAGTCAATCCAATGACTCGTGAATATATCAGACTTTCTCATTTGCCCATACACAGGTTTATTTACGGATTTGGAGTGAGTAAATTAAGTGGACAGTATAAGATTTTATTAGGCGATCGATGGAAGCCACGTCATGTATACACTTTAGGACCAGAAGTGTTGTTGAGAAGCATTAGAGAAGAAGTAAAAACATGTAGACTGGATGGTAATGGTGATGCTAAGTTTTTGAACGGAAATCTTCACTGGTTGGCAGATTATCCCGACTTGGTTTgttgctttgatcttgaaaccGAGCTCttaaccactttttctcaccctCCTCGAGTTCATCATGGTTATAGAGGCCGCATATATGGTGGATATGGGCTATTCATTTTGGAGGATTTGCTATGTTTATGCGATATTTCAGATGATTTGCATGTTGTTATTTGGAGGATGAACAACTATGGAGATGCGAATTCTTGGATAAAGGAATATATCTTCGACCAACAACCATATATTAGTGAAACTGGTCGGCCAAATATCCTTAATTATGTTTTGCCACTCAAAGTTTTGGAAAATGGTGACTTGTTGTTCACTGTGAATACTGATAAACGACTATTTATCTACACCAAAGATGCGGACGCTGTTGAGACATATGGTCTTCTTCAACGTTCtactttttgttctttttcaaATATCATCATTTATAGGCCAACGTTTCGTTCTCTCAAAAGCATGGGTATTCTCAATGTTGGGTCATCAAGTTTTTATTAG